In Castanea sativa cultivar Marrone di Chiusa Pesio chromosome 6, ASM4071231v1, a single window of DNA contains:
- the LOC142639033 gene encoding F-box/FBD/LRR-repeat protein At4g26340-like, with the protein YLCLQFLTFKPSLPDYKLAICTPASECFHFDGDLRHVVFLEKLANLVEYQIGYADRVFRLLKALNKAKYLTLYPGKKQCVDFGSIYPSRFKNLVRLNLTLQKSNWHVLQALLRVSPKLEVLVIDKLYSRTNQLCSMELFDGPGYVSSQLTTFRFNQYEGSKYEVEFVKYILKEARVLKTATISVCDTALKESVIEEVSIFPRSSTTSTYS; encoded by the exons TATTTATGTCTCCAATTTCTAACCTTTAAACCCAGCCTTCCTGATTACAAACTTGCGATATGCACCCCAGCTAGTGAGTGCTTCCATTTTGATGGCGATTTGCGCCACGTCgtttttcttgaaaaactagCCAATTTAGTTGAATATCAGATAGGTTATGCGGATAGGGTATTCAGGCTTCTTAAAGCACTAAATAAGGCTAAATACCTTACATTATATCCTGGTAAAAAACAG TGCGTCGACTTTGGTTCTATTTATCCTTCCAGGTTCAAAAATTTGGTCCGATTGAACCTTACACTTCAAAAATCTAACTGGCATGTGCTACAAGCCTTGCTCCGAGTGAGTCCTAAGTTAGAAGTTCTTGTGATTGATAAG CTTTATAGCAGAACAAACCAGTTATGCTCCATGGAGCTATTCGATGGTCCTGGTTATGTATCATCGCAACTTACAACTTTTAGATTTAATCAGTATGAAGGATCAAAATATGAAGttgaatttgtaaaatatattctaaaggAAGCAAGGGTTTTGAAGACGGCAACAATTAGTGTTTGTGATACTGCATTAAAGGAAAGTGTTATTGAGGAAGTATCAATATTCCCAAGGTCCTCAACCACGTCTACTTACAGTTGA